In Caretta caretta isolate rCarCar2 chromosome 20, rCarCar1.hap1, whole genome shotgun sequence, a single window of DNA contains:
- the GLI1 gene encoding zinc finger protein GLI1: MFNARNPPGSGYMEHCYLRPLHAPSPGLADGLSDFPMCHQANLMGSHHGYGLAPGSEHAGNADGSRFSTPRGAAKLTKKRALSISPLSDASIDLQTVIRTSPNSLVAFINSRCASASGSYGHLSVGAISPSLGFQSPMAHPKGQGAAFGPPMPPCGSHEHLPGRPGFLHHPPPRGTPKHCQMKSEPSLGDALGTKGLEERSEGDDSSPASTGTQDPLLRMLEPREELEKEDGKQEAEAVYETNCRWEGCSKEFDTQEQLVHHINNEHIHGEKKEFVCHWRECSREQRPFKAQYMLVVHMRRHTGEKPHKCTFEGCHKAYSRLENLKTHLRSHTGEKPYVCEHEGCNKAFSNASDRAKHQNRTHSNEKPYVCKIPGCTKRYTDPSSLRKHVKTVHGPDAHVTKKHRGDTVLSRALAAPGGPADMKQEKEGGCPGEGRKDEGKLMVPEATLKPQPSPGGQSSCSSERSPLGSANNNDSGVEMNANPGGSFEDLSTLEDPPLGEPMGASGLSALRRLENLRIDKFKQLRKPPAGKGLKLPAIPGTGPPGEMPSLCGPPPAVSHRRVLELSASDLAPAPLLSDRRTSSTSSVSSAYTVSRRSSLASPYPRAPEGPGGLPSSLGLADAYDPLSPDASRRSSEASRGGGLPGLTPAQQLYLQAKYAAATGGPPPTPLPSMERAALRGRTGFPGDYPGPAVPSFLANGSLRRHSANESPGYSLHPHLAPGHGTRRASDPARTAAEPQAAPKGQPLKSLGNMSASAVGGVGLQPLGGSDASLQRHLFSPRPPSISENVFLESVAMEGPGETSLLEMEQYLGYPEQGFQCQGPGMELQGEGTYIGAHRTMGGMQLNPAAHGELEGGLGQPDYSLPQCQVNQHFQGMRPPDANIPVPWDEATRGSLEMNPMVPSPVASRHCHHRYPAPGACEPQPKHMGMCPPGGFAGGQQFGELSQLQIKAEQQLPAPVLTPCQNGTHPAAMQQSPAAPFGQRRALPAAPGSGYQAEPQQGSCFAMTPPARRPQPPMLQVKELMVRNYVQSQQALMWGEQPQPPPKAGEPMMGLGGGPRHSQPLRHPPAPQPYLSPKYAGYPAKPGHPLGPPENQVPASQCFNPELVPHPPGGPKTPSRQNSLVYMGSPGQPSPSGEPPEASPRRLLRLPPLHAPPEGPADAALLFYPGHGPVQPGKGAQGHQPASCGGQDPGRPYAPGLEGLKPDSFPYLAPEGQVSNSLDSLDLENTHLDFTAILDDPEPPALSPTRLPPPGPPNMAIGDMSSMLSSLAGESHFLNTLS, encoded by the exons ATGTTCAACGCCAGGAACCCTCCCGGGAGTGGCTACATGGAGCATTGTTACCTGCGCCCCCTGCACGCGCCCAGCCCCGGCCTGGCAGATG GGCTGAGCGACTTCCCCATGTGCCACCAGGCCAACCTGATGGGCAGTCACCATGGGTACGGGCTGGCACCGGGCAGCGAGCATGCTGGGAATGCCGACG GGTCCCGGTTCTCCACGCCCCGCGGCGCGGCCAAGCTGACCAAGAAGCGGGCGCTGTCCATCTCGCCGCTGTCCGACGCCAGCATCGACCTGCAGACCGTCATCCGCACCtcgcccaactccctggtggccTTCATCAACTCACGCTGCGCCTCGGCCAGCGGCTCCTACGGGCACCTCTCCGTTGGCGCCATCAG CCCTTCCCTTGGCTTCCAAAGCCCCATGGCTCACCCGAAGGGGCAAGGGGCAGCGTTCGGCCCCCCCATGCCACCCTGTGGCTCCCATGAACACCTCCCCGGCCGGCCGGGGTTCCTGCACCATCCCCCGCCCCGCGGGACACCGAAGCATTGTCAG ATGAAGTCGGAGCCCAGCCTGGGTGACGCCCTGGGCACCAAGGGCCTGGAGGAGAGATCGGAGGGCGACGACTCCAGCCCAGCCTCCACGGGGACCCAG GACCCGCTGCTGCGGATGCTGGAGCCCCGGGAGGAGTTGGAGAAGGAGGATGGGAAGCAGGAGGCGGAGGCCGTGTACGAGACGAACTGCCGCTGGGAGGGGTGCAGCAAAGAGTTCGACACCCAGGAGCAGCTGGTGCAC cACATTAACAACGAGCACATCCACGGGGAGAAGAAGGAGTTCGTCTGCCACTGGCGGGAGTGCTCGCGGGAGCAGCGGCCCTTCAAGGCGCAGTACATGCTGGTGGTCCACATGCGGCGGCATACGGGCGAGAAGCCGCACAAGTGCACG TTCGAGGGCTGTCACAAGGCCTACTCGCGCCTGGAGAACCTCAAGACCCACCTGCGGTCGCACACGGGCGAGAAGCCGTACGTCTGCGAGCACGAGGGCTGCAACAAGGCCTTCTCCAACGCCTCGGACCGCGCCAAGCACCAGAACCGCACCCACTCCAACGAG AAGCCGTATGTCTGCAAGATCCCTGGCTGCACCAAGCGCTACACAGACCCCAGCTCCCTGCGCAAGCATGTCAAGACGGTGCATGGCCCCGATGCCCACGTCACCAAGAAGCACCGGGGTGACACGGTGCTGAGCCGGGCCCTGgctgccccggggggccccgccGACATGAAGCAGGAGAAGGAGGGGGGCTGCCCCGGCGAGGGCAGGAAGGACGAGGGGAAGCTGATGGTGCCCGAGGCCACCTTG AAGCCCCAGCCCAGTCCCGGCGGGCAGTCATCCTGCAGCAGCGAGCGCTCGCCCCTGGGCAGTGCCAACAACAACGACAGTGGGGTGGAGATGAACGCCAACCCGGGCGGCAGCTTCGAGGACCTGTCCACGCTGGAGGACCCCCCGCTGGGGGAGCCCATGGGCGCCTCGGGGCTCTCGGCCCTGCGCCGCCTGGAGAACCTCCGCATCGACAAGTTCAAGCAGCTGAGGAAACCCCCGGCCGGCAAGGGCCTGAAGCTGCCGGCCATCCCTGGCACCG GCCCCCCCGGGGAGATGCCCAGCCTGTGCGGCCCGCCCCCCGCGGTCTCCCACCGCCGCGTCCTGGAGCTCTCCGCCAGCGACCTGGCCCCCGCTCCCCTGCTGAGCGACCGCCGCACCAGCTCCACCAGCTCCGTCAGCTCGGCCTACACCGTCAGCCGGCGCTCCTCGCTGGCCTCGCCCTACCCGCGGGCCCCCgaggggccgggggggctccccagcagcCTGGGCCTGGCCGACGCCTACGACCCCCTCTCCCCCGACGCCTCCCGGCGCTCCAGCGAGGCCAGCCGCGGCGGGGGGCTGCCGGGCCTGACGCCGGCCCAGCAGCTCTACCTCCAAGCCAAGTACGCCGCGGCCACGGGcggccccccgcccacccccttgcccagcatggaGCGGGCGGCCCTGAGGGGCAGGACGGGGTTCCCCGGGGACTACCCGGGCCCAGCCGTGCCGTCCTTCCTGGCCAACGGCTCCCTGCGGAGGCACAGTGCCAACGAGTCCCCCGGCTACAGCCTCCACCCGCACCTGGCGCCAGGGCACGGCACCCGGCGGGCCAGCGACCCCGCCCGGACGGCGGCCGAGCCGCAGGCCGCGCCCAAGGGGCAGCCCTTGAAGAGCCTGGGGAACATGAGCGCGTCGGCCGTGGGCGGGGTCGGCCTGCAGCCCCTCGGGGGCTCGGACGCCAGCCTGCAGCGTCACCTTTTCTCCCCTCGCCCGCCCAGCATCAGCGAGAACGTCTTCCTGGAGAGCGTGGCCATGGAGGGGCCCGGGGAGACCAGCCTGCTGGAGATGGAGCAGTACCTGGGCTACCCGGAGCAGGGCTTCCAGTGCCAGGGGCCgggcatggagctgcagggggagggcacCTATATCGGTGCCCACAGGACCATGGGGGGCATGCAGCTGAACCCAGCTGCCCATGGGGAACTGGAGGGGGGCCTGGGGCAGCCTGATTactccctcccccagtgccagGTGAACCAGCACTTCCAGGGCATGCGCCCGCCCGATGCCAACATCCCCGTGCCCTGGGACGAGGCCACCCGGGGGAGCCTGGAGATGAACCCCATGGTGCCCAGCCCGGTGGCCAGCCGGCATTGCCACCACCGGTACCCGGCTCCCGGCGCCTGCGAGCCGCAGCCCAAGCACATGGGCATGTGCCCCCCGGGCGGGTTCGCTGGCGGGCAGCAGTTCGGCGAGCTCAGCCAGCTGCAGATCAAGGCTGAGCAGCAGCTGCCGGCACCAGTGCTGACCCCCTGCCAGAACGGGACGCACCCGGCTGCCATGCAGCAGTCGCCGGCAGCCCCCTTCGGCCAGCGCAGGGCCCTGCCGGCTGCCCCTGGCAGTGGGTACCAGGCCGAGCCCCAGCAGGGCTCCTGCTTCGCCATGACCCCCCCGGCCCGGcggccccagccccccatgcTGCAGGTCAAGGAGCTGATGGTGCGGAATTACGTGCAGTCGCAGCAGGCGCTGatgtggggggagcagccgcagCCCCCCCCAAAGGCCGGGGAGCCCATgatggggctgggcggggggcccaggcacagccagcccctgcgGCACCCCCCGGCGCCCCAGCCGTACCTCAGCCCCAAGTATGCTGGCTACCCGGCCAAGCCAGGGCACCCGCTGGGCCCGCCTGAGAACCAGGTCCCAGCCAGCCAGTGCTTCAACCCCGAGCTGGTGCCCCACCCGCCTGGCGGGCCCAAGACCCCCAGCAGACAGAATAGCCTGGTCTACATGGGCAGCCcaggccagcccagcccctccgGCGAGCCCCCCGAGGCCAGTCCCCGCAGGCTGCTGCGGCTGCCCCCGCTGCACGCCCCACCCGAGGGCCCCGCCGACGCGGCCCTGCTGTTCTACCCTGGGCACGGCCCCGTGCAGCCGGGGAAGGGCGCCCAGGGGCACCAGCCGGCCAGCTGCGGGGGCCAGGATCCTGGCAGGCCGTACGCCCCCGGCCTGGAGGGCCTCAAGCCTGACTCCTTCCCCTACCTGGCGCCGGAGGGGCAGGTCTCCAACAGCCTGGACTCACTGGACCTGGAGAACACACACCTGGACTTCACGGCCATCCTGGACGACCCGGAGCccccggccctgagccccacccggCTGCCCCCGCCCGGGCCCCCCAACATGGCCATCGGGGACATGAGCTCCATGCTGAGCTCGCTGGCTGGGGAAAGCCACTTCCTCAACACCCTGTCCTaa